The Carassius auratus strain Wakin unplaced genomic scaffold, ASM336829v1 scaf_tig00001591, whole genome shotgun sequence genome includes a window with the following:
- the LOC113069437 gene encoding transcription factor HES-5-like: protein MAPTVCKLTPSGKDKTKMRKPVVEKMRRDRINRCIEQLKVLLKAEIKANQHCSKLEKADVLEVAVIYLKNNTWPRAPDAHAHAQSYADGFSRCIEETVRFLSLHKQQQINKPVMGHFDGTQRAKVSAQDRCQIASKSTGEQALWRPW from the exons ATGGCACCTACTGTTTGCAAACTCACGCCGTCTGGAAAGGATAAAACTAAA ATGAGGAAACCAGTAGTGGAGAAGATGCGCAGAGATCGTATTAACAGATGCATCGAGCAGCTGAAAGTTCTTCTGAAAGCCGAGATAAAAGCCAACCAGCACTGCTCTAAACTAGAGAAGGCTGACGTCCTGGAAGTGGCTGTCATTTACCTGAAGAACAACACGTGGCCGCGAGCGCCGGATGCGCATGCGCATGCGCAGAGCTACGCCGACGGTTTCTCCAGGTGTATCGAGGAGACGGTGCGATTCCTGTCACTCCACAAACAGCAACAGATCAACAAACCAGTGATGGGACACTTTGACGGGACCCAGCGAGCCAAAGTGAGCGCGCAAGACCGCTGTCAGATCGCGTCAAAGAGCACCGGAGAGCAGGCGCTTTGGAGACCCTGGTGA
- the her15.1 gene encoding hairy and enhancer of split-related 15, tandem duplicate 1, translating to MAPSYMTDFSKLSNKEKHKLRKPVVEKMRRDRINNCIEQLKSMLEKEIHQQDPNTKLEKADILEMTVVFLKQQLQPKTSAPQKAHFDGYSQCWRETMSFLSGDNKVDAVRQHLNRCQEAQRSSQDLTHVSPASHQPTKVKQEPCAHRPLWRPW from the exons ATGGCTCCATCCTACATGACTGACTTCTCTAAACTCTCCAACAAGGAAAAGCATAAA TTGAGAAAACCAGTGGTGGAAAAGATGCGCCGAGATCGCATCAACAACTGCATCGAGCAGCTCAAATCCATGCTGGAGAAGGAGATCCACCAGCAGGATCCAAACACCAAGCTGGAGAAAGCCGACATCCTGGAGATGACGGTGGTTTTTCTGAAACAGCAGCTGCAGCCCAAGACCTCGGCTCCACAGAAAGCCCACTTTGATGGCTATTCCCAGTGTTGGAGGGAGACCATGAGCTTCTTATCTGGAGACAACAAGGTTGATGCTGTACGTCAGCATCTGAACCGCTGCCAAGAAGCCCAGAGATCATCTCAAGACCTCACTCACGTGTCTCCAGCTTCCCATCAGCCCACCAAGGTAAAGCAGGAACCGTGTGCTCACAGACCTCTCTGGAGACCCTGGTAG
- the LOC113069430 gene encoding transcription factor HES-5-like gives MAPSYMTDFSKLSNKEKHKLRKPVVEKMRRDRINNCIEQLKSMLEKEIHQQDPNTKLEKADILEMTVVFLKQQLQPKTSAPQKAHFDGYSQCWRETMSFLSGDNKVDAVRQHLNRCQEAQRSSQDLTHVSPASHQPTKVKQEPCAHRPLWRPW, from the exons ATGGCTCCATCCTACATGACTGACTTCTCTAAACTCTCCAACAAGGAAAAGCATAAA TTGAGAAAACCAGTGGTGGAAAAGATGCGCCGAGATCGCATCAACAACTGCATCGAGCAGCTCAAATCCATGCTGGAGAAGGAGATCCACCAGCAGGATCCAAACACCAAGCTGGAGAAAGCCGACATCCTGGAGATGACGGTGGTTTTTCTGAAACAGCAGCTGCAGCCCAAGACCTCGGCTCCACAGAAAGCCCACTTTGATGGCTATTCTCAGTGTTGGAGGGAGACCATGAGCTTCTTATCTGGAGACAACAAGGTTGATGCTGTACGTCAGCATCTGAACCGCTGCCAAGAAGCCCAGAGATCATCCCAAGACCTCACTCACGTGTCTCCAGCTTCCCATCAGCCCACCAAGGTGAAGCAGGAACCGTGTGCTCACAGACCTCTCTGGAGACCCTGGTAG
- the aldh4a1 gene encoding delta-1-pyrroline-5-carboxylate dehydrogenase, mitochondrial: MLRVRSVICQSWKGFKTFPRAAVEVKNEPILGFREGSKERSELEKALQNLKGRTEEIPCVIGNEEVWTKDIRYQLSPFNHSHKVSKFCYADKELLNKAITASVAARREWDLKPVADRAQIFFKAADVISGPKRAEVLAKTMIGQGKTVVQAEIDAAAELIDFFRFNAKHAVELEQQQPLDSDGSTNTMLYRGLEGFVAAVAPFNFTAIGGNLAGTPAIMGNVVLWKPSDTAMSASYAVYKILRESGLPPNIIQFVPADGPVFGDTITSSEHLAGINFTGSVPTFKRLWKQVAQNLDIYRNFPRVAGECGGKNFHFVHKSADVHSVVNGTIRSAFEYGGQKCSACSRMYVPDSLWPQIKQGLMDVHKQIKVGDPVEDFSTFFSAVIDDKSFSRIKGWLEHAKTSPHLKIIAGGSCDNKKGYFVEPTIIETTDPQEKIMNEEIFGPILAVYVYPENDYKEVLHLIDNTSPYALTGAIFSQDKAVINEAGKALRNAAGNYYVNDKSTGSVVAQQPFGGARASGTNDKPGGPHYVLRWTSPQVVKQTHVPLTEWKYPYMG; the protein is encoded by the exons ATGCTACGAGTGCGATCTGTCATCTGCCAGTCTTGGAAGGG GTTCAAGACCTTCCCGCGTGCAGCTGTGGAGGTGAAGAATGAGCCCATTCTGGGGTTCAGAGAGGGCAGTAAAGAGAGATCAGAGCTGGAGAAG GCATTACAAAACCTGAAGGGAAGAACCGAAGAAATTCCATGTGTGATTGGAAATGAAGAAGTGTGGACCAAAGACATCAGATACCAGCTGTCT CCATTCAACCACTCTCACAAAGTGTCCAAGTTCTGCTATGCTGATAAG GAGCTACTAAATAAAGCCATCACGGCCTCGGTCGCTGCTCGGAGAGAGTGGGATCTCAAACCCGTTGCAGATCGAGCCCAGATTTTCTTCAAAGCTGCTGACGTCATCAGTGGACCCAAGAGAGCAGAAGTTTTGGCCAAGACAATGATCGGACAG GGTAAGACTGTGGTCCAGGCTGAGATTGACGCTGCTGCAGAACTCATCGACTTCTTCAGGTTCAATGCCAAACATGCGGTTGAGCTGGAACAGCAGCAGCCGTTAGACAGCGATGGAAGTACCAACACCATGCTGTACCGTGGGCTGGAG GGTTTTGTAGCTGCTGTCGCGCCATTTAACTTCACAGCCATTGGTGGAAACCTGGCCGGCACCCCTGCTATCATG GGTAACGTGGTGTTGTGGAAACCCAGTGACACAGCCATGTCTGCCAGCTACGCCGTCTATAAGATCCTGAGAGAGTCCGGATTGCCACCCAATATCATCCAGTTTGTCCCAGCCGATGGTCCAGTGTTTGGAGACACCATCACGTCCTCTGAGCACCTGGCTGGCATTAACTTCACTGGCAGTGTGCC AACTTTCAAACGGTTGTGGAAGCAGGTCGCCCAGAATCTGGACATCTACAGGAATTTCCCTCGTGTTGCTGGAG AATGCGGTGGTAAGAACTTCCACTTTGTGCACAAGTCGGCAGACGTTCATAGTGTGGTGAACGGCACCATCCGCTCTGCGTTCGAGTACGGAGGACAGAAGTGTTCGGCCTGTTCCAGGATGTACGTACCAGACTCACTGTGGCCTCAGATTAAACAGGGACTCATGGATGTGCACAAACAGATCAAAGTGGGAGAC CCAGTTGAAGATTTCAGCACTTTCTTCTCAGCAGTTATTGATGACAAG TCCTTCTCCAGAATCAAGGGATGGCTGGAACACGCCAAAACCTCTCCTCATCTGAAGATCATCGCTGGAGGAAGCTGTGATAATAAAAAAGGATATTTCGTAGAACCCACCATTATTGAAACCACCGACCCACAAGAGAAAATCATGAATGAG GAGATCTTTGGGCCTATCCTGGCAGTTTATGTTTACCCTGAAAATGACTACAAGGAGGTCCTGCACTTAATAGACAACACTTCTCCCTATGCCCTGACAGGAGCCATCTTTTCCCAAGATAA GGCTGTTATTAATGAAGCAGGAAAGGCTCTGAGAAACGCTGCTGGAAATTATTATGTCAATGACAAATCGACAGGATCCGTTGTGGCCCAGCAGCCATTTGGCGGCGCCAGAGCATCAG GCACCAACGACAAGCCCGGTGGCCCTCACTACGTCCTCCGATGGACGTCCCCGCAGGTTGTCAAGCAAACCCACGTACCTCTTACAGAGTGGAAATATCCCTACATGGGCTAA